A single window of Aspergillus puulaauensis MK2 DNA, chromosome 5, nearly complete sequence DNA harbors:
- a CDS encoding eukaryotic translation initiation factor 3 subunit F (COG:J;~EggNog:ENOG410PJNU;~InterPro:IPR024969,IPR037518,IPR027531,IPR000555;~MEROPS:MER0030133;~PFAM:PF13012,PF01398;~go_component: GO:0005852 - eukaryotic translation initiation factor 3 complex [Evidence IEA];~go_function: GO:0003743 - translation initiation factor activity [Evidence IEA];~go_function: GO:0005515 - protein binding [Evidence IEA];~go_function: GO:0008237 - metallopeptidase activity [Evidence IEA];~go_function: GO:0031369 - translation initiation factor binding [Evidence IEA];~go_function: GO:0070122 - isopeptidase activity [Evidence IEA];~go_process: GO:0006413 - translational initiation [Evidence IEA]): MAESDSFLHLARPLGPVLAGSAPTTAPLNVVIQPQALFSILDHSLRRNADQERVIGTLLGTRSEDGTEVEIRSTFAVGHTETTDQVEVDMEYQKQMLALHLKANPREVLVGWYATASELNTFSALIQNFYSGQGDGTWPHPAVHLTVSTEAGKDIETRAYISAPVGVTAERAADSAAFIPVPHEIRYGEAEKSGLETVAAARDAEERSTSLFTDIEALERAVEEVLGMIDRVSRYVESVMDEEAPASTALGQFLLNALALAPKVEPADIERDFNNHIQDVLVVSYLANTIRTQMELSNRLATAQLTLGGESGNAEQGGQRNQRGKGGRGGQQRTQERSAEEARA; this comes from the exons ATGGCTGAATCAGATTCTTTCCTGCACCTTGCCCGTCCTCTAGGCCCTGTCCTGGCGGGGTCTGCACCAACAACTGCTCCCTTGAACGTTGTCATCCAACCTCAG GCTCTTTTCTCGATCCTTGACCACTCCCTCCGCCGCAATGCTGATCAGGAACGTGTGATCGGAACGCTCCTCGGAACCCGGTCTGAGGATGGCACTGAGGTGGAAATTCGCAGCACATTCGCTGTTGGACACACGGAGACGACAGACCAGGTCGAGGTGGACATGGAGTATCAGAAGCAAATGCTTGCTTTGCACCTCAAGGCAAACCCAAGGGAGGTTCTCGTGGGTTGGTACGCCACCGCATCCGAGTTGAACACTTTCTCTGCCTTGATCCAAAATTTCTACAGCGGTCAAGGTGATGGCACATGGCCGCACCCCGCTGTCCACTTGACTGTTTCTACCGAAGCTGGAAAAGACATTGAAACCCGTGCCTACATTTCTGCCCCCGTCGGTGTGACGGCTGAGAGAGCCGCCGACAGCGCCGCCTTTATACCAGTTCCCCACGAGATCCGGTACggcgaggcggagaagaGTGGTTTGGAGACTGTCGCTGCGGCTAGGGATGCCGAAGAACGTTCAACCTCGCTCTTTACCGATATTGAGGCCCTAGAGCGTGCGGTCGAGGAGGTTCTCGGTATGATTGACCGCGTTTCTCGATATGTTGAGTCAGtcatggacgaggaggctcCTGCTTCTACGGCATTGGGCCAGTTCCTGCTCAATGCTCTCGCCTTGGCTCCCAAGGTTGAACCGGCCGATATTGAGCGTGACTT TAACAACCACATTCAGGATGTGCTGGTGGTTTCTTACCTAGCCAACACCATTCGCACACAGATGGAACTTTCTAACCGGCTAGCGACTGCTCAGCTTACCCTGGGTGGTGAGTCGGGTAACGCAGAGCAAGGTGGCCAGCGCAACCAGCGAGGCAAAGGAGGCCGTGGGGGGCAGCAGCGCACTCAAGAACGGAGTGCTGAGGAGGCTCGCGCATAG
- the TAF13 gene encoding putative transcription initiation factor TFIID subunit 13 (COG:K;~EggNog:ENOG410PPQF;~InterPro:IPR009072,IPR003195;~PFAM:PF02269;~go_function: GO:0046982 - protein heterodimerization activity [Evidence IEA];~go_process: GO:0006366 - transcription by RNA polymerase II [Evidence IEA]), giving the protein MPVTNYAHRRGRAVQLADASIDPTPTSTSIPIARPSLLCSSTVQSQQQLRATAAPTRSLDPGNVPSELAPAWPFNPQDTALIRTRAYQPAFKPNVTSNDSGTEDTPKPVNNSRAKRKMAEPRARAARHKGQMNFPSELRLLLLAYGDPAPHPSFPSEPLPETVRVLDEIVTDFVLEMCHGAAQHANYSRRQKIKVDDFRFALRRDANKLGRVQELLRMERELKEARKQFDQNDDQVGNLKDAGKKGLEDIGESVADGKKSKGKGKRGARRDSDATEDTTTTKKKKLN; this is encoded by the exons ATGCCCGTCACCAACTATGCTCACCGCCGGGGGCGCGCCGTTCAGTTAGCCGATGCTTCTATAGATCCAACGCCAACATCTACATCAATCCCAATCGCAAGGCCCTCCTTGCTGTGTTCTAGTACTGTTcagtcgcagcagcaactcAGGGCCACTGCAGCCCCTACTCGCTCCCTTGACCCTGGCAATGTGCCAAGTGAACTCGCTCCAGCTTGGCCGTTTAACCCTCAAGACACTGCGCTAATTCGCACCCGGGCATATCAACCCGCATTCAAACCCAACGTTACTAGCAACGATTCTGGGACAGAGGATACACCCAAGCCGGTAAACAACTCCAGAGCAAAAAGGAAGATGGCCGAGCCCAGAGCCCGTGCCGCCAGGCACAAGGGGCAGATGAACTTCCCATCCGAAT TACGCCTTCTACTTCTTGCATATGGTGATCCGGCCCCCCATCCATCGTTTCCCTCAGAGCCACTCCCCGAAACCGTCCGTGTGCTCGATGAAATTGTGACCGACTTCGTGCTAGAAATGTGCCACGGTGCCGCACAACACGCAAACTACTCACGTCGACAAAAGATCAAAGTTGATGATTTCCGGTTCGCGCTGCGTCGGGATGCGAACAAACTAGGTCGTGTACAGGAACTTCTACGCATGGAACGCGAGCTGAAAGAGGCTCGGAAGCAGTTCGATCAAAATGATGACCAGGTTGGGAACCTGAAGGATGCTGGGAAGAagggccttgaggatatcGGAGAGAGTGTTGCAGACGGAAAGAAATCGAAGGGCAAAGGAAAGAGGGGCGCCAGACGGGATTCAGATGCAACAGAAGATACGAcaacgacgaagaagaagaagcttaATTAG
- a CDS encoding pentatricopeptide repeat protein (COG:S;~EggNog:ENOG410PRNK;~InterPro:IPR002885,IPR011990;~PFAM:PF13812;~go_function: GO:0005515 - protein binding [Evidence IEA]) yields the protein MSFCPHRLPLFRLRTRSPSCFAAQRLRAIDYQRRRSIGTRRLSENAPKSSTVTVDDIYDGLGISAGQSSVSSDDFVAGSFTDTNRESSRDTVEPDVYRETGKLTELTARSPLYPDFDVLQSRIPKTRYSRDGPVQKGAKNLSRKTVDEVIETGSKPLNANPRKIHMWRAARDKIFAARLLQKSSRISLEFNEEDNSLLNILKADPDNAFRNKWASLLRHDKLPHWQRLSLWLLYHSPEFVPDFLRITCQDTDKPRLIFVTDCIRFLLKLYPDVVDQSLITICLHPDNWPIHQLPQKAVRIYVENSERNAVYYAWSIAREKRMILTPESLLCFMKRFTELGDIDSAIEAIRMVQNMENPEFSMDSEAVIRHCCKLLTLDSVVGDGSERNFRILPKLLQLGVQPTRDLMNVVLSNAYKTGDSQLGQDILNYMQAQGLKSDSYTYLTLLTNAVGAGDSQRLEALLQEIQIKEELHRNPWIMSKVLHAHFLSMVKENDFTDDPNAFFYSMLAMYNRLHDITPLKELSVVPYHYNPPSGSGDSPPSVVALYIVISTYLRCVKSIVNVEHVYSRFRQLVLEGHGTIAPLAATDHTYNEFLVAFRNDPRGLRPAVRLVEDMLSSVPKDAPTTKRIAPIGVEHAPPSSQTWNILMSCFVFNRQPHAADKVKAMMGKHGVPCLIDTWNMIINNHANSQNVPALAQAIKQMELEGFTPDKYTHNSLRFLRDPERLWAAVEELDQGPDPGSGVESSSQAAAKEPDSVSLLDQGLQRLKDSMKAKT from the coding sequence ATGTCATTTTGTCCGCATCGCCTGCCGCTCTTTCGCCTCCGCACTAGGTCACCCTCTTGTTTTGCGGCACAGAGGCTCCGCGCGATCGACTATCAGCGACGGAGGTCCATAGGAACAAGAAGACTTAGTGAAAATGCTCCGAAATCGAGTACCGTGACTGTCGACGACATTTACGATGGCTTAGGGATTTCGGCAGGCCAGAGTTCCGTTTCTTCAGATGACTTTGTTGCTGGCTCGTTTACGGACACCAACAGGGAATCCAGTAGGGACACTGTGGAGCCAGATGTGTATAGAGAAACTGGGAAACTCACAGAACTCACAGCTCGATCCCCGCTATATCCGGACTTCGATGTCCTGCAAAGCCGGATACCAAAGACTCGTTATTCTCGAGATGGACCCGTGCAGAAAGGCGCCAAGAATTTGAGTAGGAAGACAGTGGATGAGGTTATCGAAACCGGATCGAAACCGTTGAACGCCAATCCCAGAAAGATCCATATGTGGAGGGCTGCCCGGGACAAGATATTCGCAGCAAGATTGCTTCAGAAGAGCTCGCGAATCTCACTAGAATTCAATGAAGAGGATAATTCTCTATTGAACATTTTGAAAGCAGACCCCGACAATGCTTTCCGCAACAAATGGGCGTCGCTGTTGAGACACGACAAGCTTCCTCACTGGCAGCGCTTATCGCTGTGGTTGTTATATCACTCGCCTGAGTTTGTGCCAGACTTCTTACGGATCACTTGTCAAGATACCGACAAACCGAGGCTTATTTTCGTGACTGACTGCATTCGATTCCTTTTAAAGCTTTATCCTGATGTTGTGGATCAGTCACTTATCACAATTTGCTTGCATCCGGACAACTGGCCCATCCATCAATTACCCCAAAAGGCGGTTCGAATCTATGTCGAAAACTCGGAACGCAATGCCGTATACTACGCTTGGTCCATCGCGCGCGAGAAAAGGATGATTCTGACACCCGAATCACTTCTATGTTTTATGAAGCGCTTTACGGAACTTGGTGACATCGACAGTGCTATTGAAGCTATTCGAATGGTTCAAAATATGGAAAATCCGGAATTTTCTATGGATTCAGAAGCCGTTATTCGCCATTGCTGCAAGCTGCTCACGCTTGACTCCGTTGTGGGCGATGGAAGCGAGCGCAATTTTCGCATACTTCCGAAGCTCCTTCAGCTGGGAGTTCAGCCCACTCGCGATTTGATGAACGTCGTTCTTTCGAATGCGTATAAAACTGGCGACTCTCAGCTCGGGCAGGACATATTGAATTACATGCAAGCCCAAGGGCTGAAATCTGACTCTTATACCTACCTAACCTTACTCACAAATGCTGTTGGCGCGGGCGATAGCCAACGCCTCGAAGCCTTGCTGCAAGAGATCCAAATCAAGGAAGAACTGCACCGCAACCCCTGGATCATGAGCAAGGTTCTCCATGCGCATTTCCTTTCTATGGTCAAAGAAAACGACTTCACTGATGACCCTAACGCCTTTTTCTACTCCATGCTAGCCATGTATAATCGATTGCATGATATCACCCCACTAAAAGAGCTCTCTGTCGTTCCTTATCACTATAACCCCCCGAGCGGGAGCGGCGATTCCCCGCCGTCCGTTGTTGCTTTATATATTGTTATTTCAACATATCTTCGGTGTGTGAAGAGTATTGTGAATGTGGAACATGTTTACTCGCGCTTTCGGCAGCTCGTGTTGGAGGGTCATGGAACGATTGCTCCGCTCGCAGCAACCGATCACACCTATAACGAGTTTTTGGTAGCATTCCGAAATGACCCTCGAGGGCTGCGGCCTGCAGTGCGTCTCGTTGAAGACATGCTAAGTTCTGTTCCCAAGGACGCTCCTACCACCAAAAGAATTGCGCCGATCGGGGTTGAGCATGCACCGCCAAGTTCCCAAACCTGGAATATCCTGATGAGTTGCTTTGTGTTCAACAGGCAACCTCATGCTGCTGATAAAGTGAAAGCAATGATGGGCAAGCATGGAGTACCATGTCTCATCGATACTTGGAACATGATCATCAACAACCATGCCAACTCCCAAAACGTTCCCGCACTCGCGCAAGCAATCAAGCAGATGGAACTCGAAGGCTTTACACCGGATAAATATACACACAATTCCCTGCGCTTTCTGCGAGATCCAGAACGACTTTGGGCTGCCGTCGAGGAATTAGACCAGGGTCCCGATCCAGGTTCCGGAGTTGAGTCATCCAGTCAGGCCGCTGCGAAAGAGCCAGATAGCGTATCGTTGCTTGATCAGGGTCTGCAAAGATTGAAGGACAGTATGAAGGCGAAAACATGA
- a CDS encoding protein kish (COG:S;~EggNog:ENOG410PRUR;~InterPro:IPR009653;~PFAM:PF06842;~SECRETED:SignalP(1-24);~TransMembrane:1 (n9-19c24/25o53-71i)), translated as MSALFNFQSLLLVFLLIICTSAYAHSIMPGIMDRNQNGFFGIFWKCARIGERLSPYVSICCVLMAVSIFIGG; from the exons ATG TCGGCTTTATTCAACTTccagtcgcttctcctcgttTTCTTACTTATAATCTGCACGAGCGCGTACGCTCATTCCATCATGCCGGGGATCATGGACCGTAATCAGAATGG TTTCTTCGGCATATTTTGGAAATGTGCGCGGATAGGAGAACGGCTGAGTCCGTATGTCAGTATATGTTGCGTCCTGATGGCT GTCTCCATTTTCATCGGCGGCTGA